TATGGGACAGGCAGGGACATGTCGTTACCAATTATCATGTATTGCAAGGTGCTTCTGCTGTAAGAATACGGCTCAGTGACCATCGTACTTTTAATGCCACACTCGTTGGAGCAAGTCCAGAGCATGATCTGGCTGTTTTACGTATACCTATGACGGCCCATATGCCAAAACCTCTTTCTATCGGTACAAGTCATGATTTACAGGTCGGACAGATGACCTATGCTATAGGAAATCCATTTGGGCTTGATCAGACACTCACCACAGGTGTCGTCTCAGCCCTAAATCGTAGTCTGCGCAATAACAATGGTTCGTCCATTGAGGATCTTATTCAAACGGATGCAGCCATTAATCCGGGAAATTCAGGCGGCCCGCTGCTTGATAGTGCCGGCAGACTGATCGGTATCAATACTGCTATGTTCAGTCTTTCAGGCACCTATGCGGGTATCGGTTTTGCTGTACCGGTTGATACTGTGAATCGTATCGTCCCACAGATCATTAAAGTAGGTCACTACCAAAGACCAAAACTTGGCATCACAATCAATGAAAGTCTCAATAAAGAGATCACCAAAGAGCTGGGCATTTCGGGTGTTGCCGTCATAGAGGTTCAGCCAAACTCAGCTGCCCAGAGATCTGGTCTTAACGGGGTCACCATAAAAAACAATACTATCATATCAGGGGATGTGATCGTCGCGATAGACCAACATAAGGTCGAAAATACCAAAATGCTTCTCTCTACGCTAGAGAAATATCATATCGGTGACACTGTAGAGGTAAAATTTATTAGGAACGATCAGGCAAGAGAGGTATCTCTTACCCTCGAATAAAGTTTTTTTTAACTGTGGTTATCAACGGTCGGAGGGATGATCTCCCCACTGGCTTGCATACTGAGTGCTTCAGGATATTTTTTATAGTGTTGACGTACTGCATACGCTAAAGCTTTTTTAGTCTTCTCTTCTACCGGTGTGGGCATTGCATCCGGTAACGCTTTGAGTAGTGCCTGTACTAAGAGATCTTGAGGCTGAGGCATTTTTTCTACCCAGGAAGCCAGGAGATCTCTGTTCACATGAGAAGGGATGGAACCCATGATACCTACATCATTCTGATCATGGACAAGCAGACCGGATGTGGTACCCCTGTCCAGGGTAAGGACCTGGAAAAGATAGAGTGTATGATACGCCAGCTGCTCTTCTTTCTCTTCCTCTGTAAAGGTAGGATACTCCATTAATTTTTTCGTAACAATGTCAATATAGGTCTCTATCACACTTTCGCCTACTTTCAGGACAAATGCTTTATCTTCTTCAAAGTTGCCGCTATTGTACCCTTCAAGATAAAAATGGCTTACCCCGCGATGTCGTCCCAGTACAGGAATATAAAAATATCTGTCACCCTGTGCAGCGCCCTCTTCATAGAGTTCTCCTGTGACTTTTTTGAGCAAGTCAGAAAAACGTTTTTTATCAGCCTCTGATTCGCCTAACAGGGAAGGATTTAGGTCAGCCATGACACGCCAATACCCGCTCCCGTCTTTCATCTGTGTCCAGGAGATATGCATATGCATAGAGGGTGCATGAGGATTACGCGGGTGTATGATCGTGGAGATCGCAGTGGCCGAACCTAACTTTTTACTCTCATCGTCATCATAGTGAACTTGGGAAATATTGACCGAACCTCTGTCATATACCACAGAGTCTCTGGCTTCATACCGTACACCGCCACCGTGTTCACCCCCGTCACGTTCCCATGAAACAGCTTCACAGGCCCTGCCCTTTCCAAACTGTAACGCCAGGGCATTGAGTTTTGAAACAAAATAAGCCTGCAATCCGTCTACAAGAGTATATGCTTCTTTTGCCTGAGGTGATTTTGCAGGAATGATCATGATAGTGAGCCTTTATTTTTTATGCCATTATATCATAGTAATTTTTAGTTCATTTCGTTACAATACCCACATAACAAATTACAAGAAAGGGCAGTATGAAACGACATTTACTATTACCGGTATTGGTTGCATTTGGATTCTCCGGGTGTACAAGTTCTATAGGCCACCTCATAGAACCAAAGAAACCAACTGAAACAACCCAGCCGTCTCAACAGATTCAAACATCACAGACACAGTATGGTTATGAAGAGCCCACGCCTGAAAAAAAAGAGGCGTATGAAAACATCATGAGAAAAGTAGCTTCAGGTATTCAGGATGATCCTAATTATCAGAGACTTACGCTGAATACACCTGAAAAAAAAGAGTGGTTTAAAAAGTTGACCTACAGACTATGGGACAGACAGATCACACGACATCAATTTATCAATGAGGGGCTCAAAAGATATCCGGACCACGGATATGAACTGAATTTCATTGTCAGAGGATTTACCTTTAATTAAACCTCTGCTACGCATAAAGAATCGGGTCTACACTTCCCGCTTCTTCAAACCCTTTTAATCTCAATCGGCAGCTGTCACATACGCCGCAAGCCATCTCTTCTGATTTATAGCAACTCCATGTATCTTTCAGTGGGACTTTGAGCGCTAGGGCCTTTTGCACGATCTGACTTTTTTTCAAAGCCACCAATGGCATTCTTATCTCCAGATCTGTTTCATCTTTTGTGCCAAGATTGATCGCTTTTTGCATTTGCTCGATGTAGCTCTTACGACAGTCAGGATAGCCTGAACTGTCTTCTTCCACCACGCCTATAAAGAGTGCCTGTGCACCATGTTTTTCTGCTACTGCCGCAGCAATGGAGAGAAAGATACCGTTTCGGAAAGGTACATAGGTCACAGGCACCCCCTCTTCCAACCCTCCCGTAGGTACATCAATGCTTTGATCTGTCAAAGCAGAAGCACCGATCTGTTCAAAAAAAGGCAGATCGATCTCATACGTTTCAGACGCATTCACATCCGTAGCGATCTTTCTGAAACATTCAAGTTCTTTATCCGCTGTACGTTGACCATAGTTAAAGTGCAAAGCGATAATTTCATACCCTTCATTTTGCGCTATTTTAGCGCTCAGGGCACTGTCCATACCTCCAGAAATAATACATACGGCTTTTTTCATAAACATCTCTCCTTTTCACAGAGCAAAGCTCCATGAAAATTGACCGAAGGGCATGCCTCCGGTGCTTTTCACTAAAGAATTGCTTTAACTCAGGAATCTTTATCAGTATTCTGAATTTTACTGCCATTTTACCAAGATTTGGGTAAACTTCCTGCATGATAGACTTAGATAATCAAACACCACTGGCAGTTGACCTGGAAGCATTGGAGAAGATAGCAGATACGCTTTCTACCAAAGAAGTAGAGCTGATCATCACCGATGATGAAACGATGCAGAAACTCAATGCAGAGCATAGAGGTAAGAACAAGGTCACAGATGTACTCTCGTTCCCCATGGAAACACCTTTCACGGAGCAATCTATCTTTGGTATGCCGTTAGGCTCCATCATTATTGCAGCGTCATTTGTCAAAGAAAAGGCAGCGGAATTTGGGCACAGTACTCAAGATGAACTCTCACTTTTGTTCATTCATGGTATGTTGCATCTGCTGGGCTTTGACCATGAAAATGACCAGGGTGAAATGAGAATGAGAGAAAAAGAGCTCATCATGCAGTTTAACCTGCCTGAGAGTCTAATTGTCAGAACGGAGGAACATTGATTTGAGTTTTGTTATTTTTGTGATTGCCCTGGGTGTGTTGATATGGGGTGCTGACCTGATCATAAACCAAAGTGAACGCATCGCGTTAAAGTTCAATATACCAGAGTTCATTATCGGTGCAACGCTCATAGCACTCGGTACCTCCCTCCCTGAAATGGCAGCCAGTATCGCTGCAAGTCTCAGCAATAAGCCTGATATAGCCATAGCCAACGTGATAGGAAGCAATATACTCAATATCACCCTTGTATTGGCAGCCGTTTTTCTTATAGCCACAAAGATCAATCCAAGCAGAGATTTCTTTGCCAAAGACAGTACCTGGGCACTGGTACCCGTACTGGTCTTTATACTGATGATACTTGATGGCGTGATCACCAGATTCGATGCTTCACTGCTGTTACTCCTAATGGGTGCATATCTTGTCTTTCTTCTTCAAGATGCCAAAAATATTCCTGAAGAGGATCTGGATGATCTTGATATAGGTACATTCTCCTGGACGAAGAGCATACTCATACTTGCGGGCGGATTTGTGCTTGTGATCATTGGTGCACATTTTACCGTTGAAAGCGCTTCGGACATCGCTAAAAGCTTTGGGATCTCAGAGTGGATCATCGGTATTATCATGGTTTCACTGGGTACCTCACTGCCGGAACTGGTTGTAAGTATCTCAGCAGCAGTCAAAGGGAAAGTCGATATGGCCATAGGGAATATCATCGGTTCAAATATGGCAAACACGTCTGTGGTCCTTGGTGCAGCAGCCTTCGCAAAACCTATGAGCATTGATGCACCTGCCTATATCTTTGATATCGCAACCATGATTGTTGCAACGCTTATTCTTGTATTTATTACAGCGAACAAACTCTACAACAAATCAGCAGGACTCAGCCTCATCATTATTTTAGGACTCTTTTTAAACAATACTTTACAAAACATGTAAAGTATTATTTTGCGCTCTTCGTATCTGTGTCTCTTGCAGCTTCTCCTGCTGCAGAAAAGTAGCCTTCCCGATAGAGCCATTTATAGATATCTGCAGTGATAGGACCTGCCGTACTGCCCCCATGACCTCCATGTTCCACCAGGACTGTCACAATGTATTTAGGATCTTCATACGGCGCATAGGTCGTGATCCAGGCATGGGAACGATGGAAATAGGCCAGCTCTTCCTCTTTTAAACGTTTTTGCGTCGATTGGGGGATGGATGTGACTTGCGAGGTACCCGTTTTACCGGCAACCACGATAGGGAGTTTGCTCATGGTCCTGTAGCCCGTTCCGCCTCTCACATTACATACTTCATACATCCCTTTTCTGATCTCGTTCAAATAATAGGTGTTAAACTTCAAAGGCTTCAATTCAGGCTCTATGCTCTTACCATCCACTTCTTTGGCAATGAACGGCCTGGCAAGTGATCCCGTAGCGATCAAACCTGTATAACGTGCTACCTGTAAAGGTGTCACCAGGTCATACCCCTGGCCTATGGAAGAGATGACTGTCTCACCCATATACCAAGGCTGTTTATAACGTTTCATCTTCCAGGCTTTATCCGGCATGACTCCAGAGTATTCACGCGGTAGGTCCACACCTGTTTTTACACCCAGTCCAAATGTACGAAGGTGTTTGGCCATTGCATCGATCCCCACTTTTAAACTTTTATTGTAGAAATAGACATCACAGCTCTCTCGTATCGCTTTTCTGAGATCGACTTTGCCATGTCCCCAACGTGACCAGCATCTGAACTTGTGCTTGCTGCTACCCAGTGTAATATGTCCGTTACAATACTCCGGTGCTCCAAGAGAATTAGGCAATGCTTCAGAAAAAGCCAGGGCCATACCCATTTTGATCGTTGAGCCCGGAGGATAGGTTCCATGTATAAATTTGTTGGTAAAGGGATAGTTCACATCATCCTGAAGGGCTTTCCACTCTTTAGAGCTGATGCCGCCGACAAAAAGATTAGGGTCATAAGAAGGGTAACTGACCGCTGCCAAGACCTCACCGTTGGTACGCATGACCACTGCCACACCGGTATCCTCTCCAAAACGCTCATAGATCATCTTTTGAAGCTCTATGTCTATATTGAGCTGTATATTCTTGTTGTCTTTTGGAAGTTCTTTTTCGAGTATCTCTATGGCTTTGTTCGTTGCCGTTACTTTACTGATCTCATATCCCAGTTCACCTTCCAGTACCTTATTATAATAGCGCTCCAGACCACTTTTCCCTATCTTGCCGACTTCATTGACCACCGGGTCTTTTTCATTCTCTTTTTGATTGGATCTTCCGGTGTATCCGACGATGTGTGCGGCATACCTTCCATAAGGATAATAACGTTTCGTTTCTGCTTCTATTTTAATATTCTCTAGGAGACTCAGCTTTGGATAGGCACCCATCATATCTGCATAGTGTATAAAATCAACGACCTTGATATAGTCGTGATTGTAAGGTGAGTTGTGTTTATCATAGACTTTTAACATCACTGTTTTATTGAGGTCCGGAAACGTTTCAAGCAGTTCGTCGATGACATGCTCCAGTTGATGGTTCTTCACTTTCAAATGTGGTGCAATAGAGAGTGAAAAACCGATCTGGTTCATCGCCAGGAGGTTTCCGTGTACATCCGTGATCTCACCTCTGACAGGTTTGATAAACTGTTTTCTTTCTATATTCTCTTTTGCCAATCCCTCATAGTAGAAATTGGATTTGATACTGACATGATAGAGCCGTGTGATCATCACACCCCAAAAAACAAGGAAGACCAATACAATAAACTTATATCTCATAGTATCACCACCACTAACATATCTACGATGAGGGTATAGAGCAGGATCTCATCCAGGATAATACTCTGGGTCTGAAAGATAAAATCATAAGAGAACAAGCATCCCAGATACATGAGATCCAAAAAAAGTACACTTGAAAGTGCTCTACATATGATACATCTTCGGAAATGTTTTAAAGTGGGATAGACAAGCAGATAAAACAACAAGGAAGAGATCACGGCAAGAAAAATCGGCAAAGAGAGATTAACCTCCAGGTTCACCATATAGACGACAGCAAGTAAAATAAAAGATGCTCTTTCTCTTTCTAATCCCTGTACCAGCATATACCCCATGGCCCCTATCAGGAGGGGTAAAAATACATAGATAGAGATAAGCATAGGATAAAAAAAGATGAATATACCGGCAAATAGCCAAAAAAAGAGGCCATGCTGTGATTTTGTTACATGATCCATCAAACACTCAGATTATGCTAATTTGTAGACCAAGGCTACTTCATTACAGATAGGAAAATGGATACACTTGATACAATCCGCCCAGATCTTATGTTCGGGTATCACCTCTTTGTCGATCTCTTTAAAATTCAATTTTAGAAAGAACTGAGGAAGGTAGGTTAAGACAAGTACATCCTCTTCCACACCTATATTTTTCGCTTCTTCCAGTGTGAACTGTACCATTCTCTGACCTACATTTTGTCCACGGTATGCTTCATCTACGATAAGGCTTCTGATCTCAGCCAATCTTCTGGAGTGTATATGCAAGGCTGTATACCCCACAAGTTTTTCACCGTCTTTTGCCAAGACATAGGAGCGTATATTGGTCGCGACTTCATCTTCCGTACGATTCAGGATGATCCCGTCTTTTACTTCAGGAGCGACCAGTGCCTGCATAGCAGGAATATCGCTCAGTTTTGCTTTTACAAGTTCGATCACTCTTTTTCCTCATTCTCTTCTGCTGTGTCATTCTTACTTTTACTTTCATCACCCACACCGAAAATCGTTTTCAGTATCATTTGATGTACTCTGTCATGGCCATTCTTCTTCAGGTTTGAGAGTGTTATAGAACCGGGGAAGTCTCTTTTGAGCTTTGCTCTCTCTTTTTGATTGAGTTTATCGATCTTGGTAAATACTGTCAGGTATTTCTGATCAGGACGAATAAATTCAGAGATATACGTTTCCACATCATCATCTATCTTGGCATGCGGATGGCGGGCATCACGAAGATGAATAAAAAGACGTATAGAGACACGATGCTGAATAAATTCAACAAGGTTCTTCTGCCATACTTCTTTCAATGACTTTGAAACCTTTGCATACCCGAATCCAGGTAGGTCCACAAAACGTACGGGGTAACTCTGCTCATTGTAGAGATATCTTGTTTCAAAAAAGTTGATCAGTTGTGTTTTCCCCGGTGTAGCTGAACTTTTGGCCAGGTTCTTTCTTTGCGTTAATGCATTCAGTGTGGAACTTTTCCCTACATTGGAACGTCCCAAAAAGACCACTTCACTCATATCTTCAGGTAATGAATCTGCAATACTCTGTGCAGACTTGATAAATGCCGCTTCTACGACTCGGGGTGTACTCACTATTTGTCCTTCATTTCAAAAATAAACTTCGCAGGCTCTTTACGGTTGCCTTTTACATCTACACTTCCTGTAGACATATCAAGAATGATCTTATCACCCTTGAGATGACTATTCTTTACCAGGTCATCCAGTATGGCTTTACCGATCAACACATAAAGTGATTTTGCAATATTGTACTCCACTTTATCTGCACTTCCTTTAAAATGTTTTTCATCCTTTTTAAACTCAAACTTTACTGATCCCATAGCTTCATATTTTTTTGTTTCATTATTGTCATCAAAGTAGACGATCGCTCTATCAGCATGTAACCAGTCTTTCCCTTTTTTTATCTTGGCATTACCGATGAAGTGTATCTCTTTCTTGAGCTCTTCTGCCTCCATAGAGGTAGATGTGATCTCTACCTTTTCAGCAAAAAGTGCCTGTGTGAGCATCACTAAAAGTATTATTTTAAAAAAATGCATAGCGTCCCTTTGTGAGCTGGTTGAATATTGTACCACGATATTACTTTTCAGGTGTATAAAATACTGTATCCACAGTCTGGCCGGTAGCCTTTTTTTGGCGTGCATCATACTCCAAACTTTTTCCTTTGATAATATTTTGACCTCTTATACCGGTAAAAGGTGCTGTAATATGTAAAATTTCACTCTTTTTATTATAGATGGCATGTTCTGTTTCATACCTATAGCCAGTATGTTCCTGCATGACAACATGACCATCTAACCGCAGCATGTCACCTTCAAGTTTACCTTTATCCGCAGAGAGTGACTTTATGTTATTATCAAAATAGCGTATGTTCTCTACCTTCAATACACCCTTGTCTCTCGCCCCGTATGTACCAAATATCCGACTTTTCATAGTGTCAGTATCGACTTCCGTCAAAGTGGTATCAGTGAATTCAAGTTCCTTGGTAAATACTTTACCGGGTACAGATGCATTTTGTAACCTTAACATGAGGGCCGTGGATATGATCCCGATGATCGCAATGGTCAGTATATATTCTAATTTTATTCCCATAGC
The sequence above is drawn from the Sulfurovum sp. TSL1 genome and encodes:
- a CDS encoding S1C family serine protease; this encodes MEKDFDGVSLLRSIRILLLILIILLALFVFLPIIENIWASMHSEPRSVTARGELSLTEKSNIEIFQESSPSVVYITTLEDTLNLWTRDITRIPRGTGSGFIWDRQGHVVTNYHVLQGASAVRIRLSDHRTFNATLVGASPEHDLAVLRIPMTAHMPKPLSIGTSHDLQVGQMTYAIGNPFGLDQTLTTGVVSALNRSLRNNNGSSIEDLIQTDAAINPGNSGGPLLDSAGRLIGINTAMFSLSGTYAGIGFAVPVDTVNRIVPQIIKVGHYQRPKLGITINESLNKEITKELGISGVAVIEVQPNSAAQRSGLNGVTIKNNTIISGDVIVAIDQHKVENTKMLLSTLEKYHIGDTVEVKFIRNDQAREVSLTLE
- a CDS encoding coproporphyrinogen III oxidase, whose product is MIIPAKSPQAKEAYTLVDGLQAYFVSKLNALALQFGKGRACEAVSWERDGGEHGGGVRYEARDSVVYDRGSVNISQVHYDDDESKKLGSATAISTIIHPRNPHAPSMHMHISWTQMKDGSGYWRVMADLNPSLLGESEADKKRFSDLLKKVTGELYEEGAAQGDRYFYIPVLGRHRGVSHFYLEGYNSGNFEEDKAFVLKVGESVIETYIDIVTKKLMEYPTFTEEEKEEQLAYHTLYLFQVLTLDRGTTSGLLVHDQNDVGIMGSIPSHVNRDLLASWVEKMPQPQDLLVQALLKALPDAMPTPVEEKTKKALAYAVRQHYKKYPEALSMQASGEIIPPTVDNHS
- the queC gene encoding 7-cyano-7-deazaguanine synthase QueC encodes the protein MKKAVCIISGGMDSALSAKIAQNEGYEIIALHFNYGQRTADKELECFRKIATDVNASETYEIDLPFFEQIGASALTDQSIDVPTGGLEEGVPVTYVPFRNGIFLSIAAAVAEKHGAQALFIGVVEEDSSGYPDCRKSYIEQMQKAINLGTKDETDLEIRMPLVALKKSQIVQKALALKVPLKDTWSCYKSEEMACGVCDSCRLRLKGFEEAGSVDPILYA
- the ybeY gene encoding rRNA maturation RNase YbeY, producing the protein MIDLDNQTPLAVDLEALEKIADTLSTKEVELIITDDETMQKLNAEHRGKNKVTDVLSFPMETPFTEQSIFGMPLGSIIIAASFVKEKAAEFGHSTQDELSLLFIHGMLHLLGFDHENDQGEMRMREKELIMQFNLPESLIVRTEEH
- a CDS encoding calcium/sodium antiporter yields the protein MSFVIFVIALGVLIWGADLIINQSERIALKFNIPEFIIGATLIALGTSLPEMAASIAASLSNKPDIAIANVIGSNILNITLVLAAVFLIATKINPSRDFFAKDSTWALVPVLVFILMILDGVITRFDASLLLLLMGAYLVFLLQDAKNIPEEDLDDLDIGTFSWTKSILILAGGFVLVIIGAHFTVESASDIAKSFGISEWIIGIIMVSLGTSLPELVVSISAAVKGKVDMAIGNIIGSNMANTSVVLGAAAFAKPMSIDAPAYIFDIATMIVATLILVFITANKLYNKSAGLSLIIILGLFLNNTLQNM
- the mrdA gene encoding penicillin-binding protein 2, with amino-acid sequence MRYKFIVLVFLVFWGVMITRLYHVSIKSNFYYEGLAKENIERKQFIKPVRGEITDVHGNLLAMNQIGFSLSIAPHLKVKNHQLEHVIDELLETFPDLNKTVMLKVYDKHNSPYNHDYIKVVDFIHYADMMGAYPKLSLLENIKIEAETKRYYPYGRYAAHIVGYTGRSNQKENEKDPVVNEVGKIGKSGLERYYNKVLEGELGYEISKVTATNKAIEILEKELPKDNKNIQLNIDIELQKMIYERFGEDTGVAVVMRTNGEVLAAVSYPSYDPNLFVGGISSKEWKALQDDVNYPFTNKFIHGTYPPGSTIKMGMALAFSEALPNSLGAPEYCNGHITLGSSKHKFRCWSRWGHGKVDLRKAIRESCDVYFYNKSLKVGIDAMAKHLRTFGLGVKTGVDLPREYSGVMPDKAWKMKRYKQPWYMGETVISSIGQGYDLVTPLQVARYTGLIATGSLARPFIAKEVDGKSIEPELKPLKFNTYYLNEIRKGMYEVCNVRGGTGYRTMSKLPIVVAGKTGTSQVTSIPQSTQKRLKEEELAYFHRSHAWITTYAPYEDPKYIVTVLVEHGGHGGSTAGPITADIYKWLYREGYFSAAGEAARDTDTKSAK
- a CDS encoding N-acetyltransferase, with product MIELVKAKLSDIPAMQALVAPEVKDGIILNRTEDEVATNIRSYVLAKDGEKLVGYTALHIHSRRLAEIRSLIVDEAYRGQNVGQRMVQFTLEEAKNIGVEEDVLVLTYLPQFFLKLNFKEIDKEVIPEHKIWADCIKCIHFPICNEVALVYKLA
- the yihA gene encoding ribosome biogenesis GTP-binding protein YihA/YsxC, encoding MSTPRVVEAAFIKSAQSIADSLPEDMSEVVFLGRSNVGKSSTLNALTQRKNLAKSSATPGKTQLINFFETRYLYNEQSYPVRFVDLPGFGYAKVSKSLKEVWQKNLVEFIQHRVSIRLFIHLRDARHPHAKIDDDVETYISEFIRPDQKYLTVFTKIDKLNQKERAKLKRDFPGSITLSNLKKNGHDRVHQMILKTIFGVGDESKSKNDTAEENEEKE
- the lptA gene encoding lipopolysaccharide transport periplasmic protein LptA, with product MHFFKIILLVMLTQALFAEKVEITSTSMEAEELKKEIHFIGNAKIKKGKDWLHADRAIVYFDDNNETKKYEAMGSVKFEFKKDEKHFKGSADKVEYNIAKSLYVLIGKAILDDLVKNSHLKGDKIILDMSTGSVDVKGNRKEPAKFIFEMKDK
- the lptC gene encoding LPS export ABC transporter periplasmic protein LptC, encoding MGIKLEYILTIAIIGIISTALMLRLQNASVPGKVFTKELEFTDTTLTEVDTDTMKSRIFGTYGARDKGVLKVENIRYFDNNIKSLSADKGKLEGDMLRLDGHVVMQEHTGYRYETEHAIYNKKSEILHITAPFTGIRGQNIIKGKSLEYDARQKKATGQTVDTVFYTPEK